A window of Roseobacter fucihabitans genomic DNA:
GTCCCCGCGATCAACAGGTGGGGCATTTTCGCCAGGTTCGCCACCATGGGATCGCCCCCGATATCCTTGCCCAAGGCCAGCGGCAGGCGCATGTTGCTATCGCCAAAATCACGCGCGGCGAGGATTTCGCGCAGAACGACTTTCTCGCGGGTCTCATTGGGCAATTCGATCCCGATCACGGAACGTCCCGGCACCGTCGACACCCGCGCGGACAGCGCCGCCATGGAGCGCGCGATATCATCCGCAAGACCGATCACACGGGAGGCTTTTAGACCGGGCGCGGGTTCCAATTCATACATCGTGACGACGGGACCGGGGCGCACCGCAACGATTTCACCTTTCACGCCATAGTCATCCAGCACGGATTCCAGCATGCGGGCGTTTTCTTCCAAGGCTTCATCGCTCAGATGCAGACGCGGCACTTCAATAGGGTTTTCCAGTAGATTCAGGGGCGGCAATTCGAAACCGGGATGGCTGTCTTCAAAGGACAAGGCGGGTTGCGCCTCTTGCTTTGCACGGGTCGAGGGTTGCACCGGTTTGCGGTTCAGTTGCTGCACAACACGGCGTGGCTCTGGCGTCGGGATCACCGGGGCGACCGGCAGCGGCAGGTCCTCTTCGAGGTCGTCGATCGGATCCATCCCTTCCGGGGCAGGCGGAATTGATGTCATGTGCGATGCGGTCAGGGGCGGCTCGACACGCCCTGTAGCCGGGTCCAACAGCAATGGATCCGGGCCGCGGCCCCGCCCCTTGGTTAAGGGTGCCGTGATCGGCAATTGAATGGATTTACTGCTGCGCGCCCGCGATTTAATCACATCTGCAATGCGGGCCTTGATACGGTCCTCGCCGGGGGCACCTTCGAAATCTTCCGTCAGGTCGTATTCAACCAATTCAGGTTCCGGCAGGGTTTCGGGACGTTTTACCAGCCCCGGCATCCGCGCAAACAAGCCGACTTTGGGCTCAACACGGGTTTGCTGAAACGCCGGTGCGTCCTCCATCGGGGCGACTTCGGAATGAACTGTTTCATCTGCGGCCATCTGCGCCGCCGCTGCGCGTGCTTCACGCGCCTGTTCACGTTTTTCTGCGTGGCGAGCCGAAAGAGTGTGCGCCGTACTCAATGCACCGCTCGCACCGCGCCCGAGCAACGCCATGACACCCGCATAGACCATCACCAGCCCGACCAACAAGAAGCGGCCAATGCGCACCAGTTCCGCACGCGTGAAACCGGTTACAAATGCGCCAATCGCCAGGATACCAACCGCCATAAGCACCGACATAAGCTTGACCGTAAAGGTCGAGCCGATCGGCAACAGCGTCAGCAAAGCCCCCATGACGGTATCACCGAACAAGCCCCCAAGGCCAAAGCTATGGGTGTCCAGCCAATTGCCATCCGGCGTCAGCGTCGCCGCATAAATCGAGCCAAGCGCGATCGCAATCGGTACAAAAATCAACCGCCCCAACGCGCGTTCCGCCCCCTGGTGCAGCGCAAACCGTGCGCCCCATGCTAGCAAAGCGACACCAATGCCCCAGGCTCCCCAGCCGACAATCATGAACAGCGGTGCGGCCAGCGAGGCCCCGGTGCGCCCCAGCCAGTTTTGCACGGGCGCATCCGTCGAGACCATCCAGTTGGGATCATCCGGCGTATAAGAAGCGATCATCGCGCAGGCCATGAGGCCCAGAGCGATCAGGACCAGACCCAACAGTTCCTTGCCCCGTTTTTCGACCGCCGCCGCCATGTTGCTGTCCAGCAGTGGGTCGCGCCCCCGTGTTTGATATGCCATGCTCTGATTCCTCGTTAATTACTGCGGATAAAGGCAGTCGCGGATCAATTCGATCCCACGCGCCGTTTCCGCTTTTGGGGCCACCATCGCAGCCCTGATATATCTCTGACCCGGATTTATGCCGTTCCAGTCCTGCGCCAGATAGCCACCGGGCAAGACCCGCACGCCCGTCTCGCGCCACAGCTTCACCGCTGCGGCCTCGTCATTTTCTACCG
This region includes:
- a CDS encoding DNA translocase FtsK, which translates into the protein MAYQTRGRDPLLDSNMAAAVEKRGKELLGLVLIALGLMACAMIASYTPDDPNWMVSTDAPVQNWLGRTGASLAAPLFMIVGWGAWGIGVALLAWGARFALHQGAERALGRLIFVPIAIALGSIYAATLTPDGNWLDTHSFGLGGLFGDTVMGALLTLLPIGSTFTVKLMSVLMAVGILAIGAFVTGFTRAELVRIGRFLLVGLVMVYAGVMALLGRGASGALSTAHTLSARHAEKREQAREARAAAAQMAADETVHSEVAPMEDAPAFQQTRVEPKVGLFARMPGLVKRPETLPEPELVEYDLTEDFEGAPGEDRIKARIADVIKSRARSSKSIQLPITAPLTKGRGRGPDPLLLDPATGRVEPPLTASHMTSIPPAPEGMDPIDDLEEDLPLPVAPVIPTPEPRRVVQQLNRKPVQPSTRAKQEAQPALSFEDSHPGFELPPLNLLENPIEVPRLHLSDEALEENARMLESVLDDYGVKGEIVAVRPGPVVTMYELEPAPGLKASRVIGLADDIARSMAALSARVSTVPGRSVIGIELPNETREKVVLREILAARDFGDSNMRLPLALGKDIGGDPMVANLAKMPHLLIAGTTGSGKSVAINTMILSLLYKLSPDECRMIMIDPKMLELSVYDGIPHLLSPVVTDPKKAVVALKWVVGEMEERYRKMSKMGVRNIEGYNGRVREALSKGELFTRTVQTGFDEETGEPVFETEENTPVALPYIVVIVDEMADLMMVAGKEIEACIQRLAQMARASGIHLIMATQRPSVDVITGTIKANFPTRISFQVTSKIDSRTILGEMGAEQLLGMGDMLYMAGGAKITRCHGPFVSDEEVEEIVNHLKAYGAPDYISGVVEGPSDDKENDIDLVLGLGGNTDGEDALYDTAVQVVIKDRKCSTSYIQRKLAIGYNKAARLVEQMEEQGLVSPANHVGKREILVPEQG